A single genomic interval of Tursiops truncatus isolate mTurTru1 chromosome 1, mTurTru1.mat.Y, whole genome shotgun sequence harbors:
- the ZRANB2 gene encoding zinc finger Ran-binding domain-containing protein 2 isoform X1: MSTKNFRVSDGDWICPDKKCGNVNFARRTSCNRCGREKTTEAKMMKAGGTEIGKTLAEKSRGLFSANDWQCKTCSNVNWARRSECNMCNTPKYAKLEERTGYGGGFNERENVEYIEREESDGEYDEFGRKKKKYRGKAVGPASILKEVEDKESEGEEEDEDEDLSKYKLDEDEDEDDADLSKYNLDASEEEDSNKKKSNRRSRSKSRSSHSRSSSRSSSPSSSRSRSRSRSRSSSSSQSRSRSSSRERSRSRGSKSRSSSRSHRGSSSPRKRSYSSSSSSPERNRKRSRSRSSSSGDRKKRRTRSRSPERHHRSPSGSSHSGSRSSSKKK, from the exons aTGTGGAAATGTAAACTTTGCTAGAAGAACTAGCTGTAATAGATGTGGTCGAG AGAAAACAACTGAGGCTAAGATGATGAAAGCTGGAGGCACTGAAATAGGAAAGACACTTGCAGAAAAGAGCCGAGGCTTGTTTAGTGCTAATGACTGGCAGTGTAAAAC ttGCAGTAATGTTAATTGGGCCAGAAGATCAGAGTGTAACATGTGTAATACTCCAAAGTATGCTAAGCTGGAAGAAAGAACAG GATATGGTGGTGgttttaatgaaagagaaaatgttgaATATATAGAAAGAGAAGAATCTGATGGTGAATATGATGAG TTTGGacgtaaaaagaaaaaatacagagggAAGGCAGTTGGTCCTGCATCTATTTTAAAGGAAGTTGAAGATAAAGAATCTGAGGGAGAAGAAGAGGATGAGGATGAAGatctttctaaatataaattagatgag GATGAGGATGAAGATGATGCTGATCTCTCAAAGTATAATCTTGATGCCAGTGAAGAAGAAgatagtaataaaaagaaatctaataGACGAAGTCGCTCAAAGTCTCGGTCTTCACATTCACGATCTTCATCACGCTCATCCTCCCCCTCCAGTTCAAGGTCTAGGTCCAG GTCCCGTTCAAGAAGTTCTTCCAGTTCGCAGTCAAGATCTCGTTCCAGTTCCAGAGAACGTTCGAGATCTCGTGGGTCGAAATCAAG ATCCAGCTCCAGGTCCCACAGGGGCTCTTCTTCCCCACGAAAAAGATCTTACTCAAGTTCATCATCTTCTCCTgagaggaacagaaagagaagTCGTTCTAGATCTTCTTCATCTGGTGATCGCAAAAAAAGACGAACAAGATCACGGTCACCTGAAAG GCACCACAGGTCACCTTCTGGATCATCCCATTCTGGTTCCCGTTCaagttcaaaaaagaaataa
- the ZRANB2 gene encoding zinc finger Ran-binding domain-containing protein 2 isoform X2 translates to MSTKNFRVSDGDWICPDKKCGNVNFARRTSCNRCGREKTTEAKMMKAGGTEIGKTLAEKSRGLFSANDWQCKTCSNVNWARRSECNMCNTPKYAKLEERTGYGGGFNERENVEYIEREESDGEYDEFGRKKKKYRGKAVGPASILKEVEDKESEGEEEDEDEDLSKYKLDEDEDEDDADLSKYNLDASEEEDSNKKKSNRRSRSKSRSSHSRSSSRSSSPSSSRSRSRSRSRSSSSSQSRSRSSSRERSRSRGSKSRSSSRSHRGSSSPRKRSYSSSSSSPERNRKRSRSRSSSSGDRKKRRTRSRSPESQVIGENTKQP, encoded by the exons aTGTGGAAATGTAAACTTTGCTAGAAGAACTAGCTGTAATAGATGTGGTCGAG AGAAAACAACTGAGGCTAAGATGATGAAAGCTGGAGGCACTGAAATAGGAAAGACACTTGCAGAAAAGAGCCGAGGCTTGTTTAGTGCTAATGACTGGCAGTGTAAAAC ttGCAGTAATGTTAATTGGGCCAGAAGATCAGAGTGTAACATGTGTAATACTCCAAAGTATGCTAAGCTGGAAGAAAGAACAG GATATGGTGGTGgttttaatgaaagagaaaatgttgaATATATAGAAAGAGAAGAATCTGATGGTGAATATGATGAG TTTGGacgtaaaaagaaaaaatacagagggAAGGCAGTTGGTCCTGCATCTATTTTAAAGGAAGTTGAAGATAAAGAATCTGAGGGAGAAGAAGAGGATGAGGATGAAGatctttctaaatataaattagatgag GATGAGGATGAAGATGATGCTGATCTCTCAAAGTATAATCTTGATGCCAGTGAAGAAGAAgatagtaataaaaagaaatctaataGACGAAGTCGCTCAAAGTCTCGGTCTTCACATTCACGATCTTCATCACGCTCATCCTCCCCCTCCAGTTCAAGGTCTAGGTCCAG GTCCCGTTCAAGAAGTTCTTCCAGTTCGCAGTCAAGATCTCGTTCCAGTTCCAGAGAACGTTCGAGATCTCGTGGGTCGAAATCAAG ATCCAGCTCCAGGTCCCACAGGGGCTCTTCTTCCCCACGAAAAAGATCTTACTCAAGTTCATCATCTTCTCCTgagaggaacagaaagagaagTCGTTCTAGATCTTCTTCATCTGGTGATCGCAAAAAAAGACGAACAAGATCACGGTCACCTGAAAG CCAGGTGATTGGTGAAAACACTAAACAACCCTGA